The Rhipicephalus sanguineus isolate Rsan-2018 chromosome 7, BIME_Rsan_1.4, whole genome shotgun sequence genome includes a window with the following:
- the LOC119399076 gene encoding uncharacterized protein LOC119399076 yields MHLPRLRSLEVLSCSAGCAGTDAVAGVSALLRTTKSLTCLVFHGSFGFRQPPNALIDALATNSTLKWLDLTTYWETDKPPGPLGEYVKSNGLLTRLTVSGLDVDREELLLEEALVCNHTLSTLHVLNVCGGERSVRFITRILAKCSTLKKLYVGWARTPYTKLSEATLTRCAEALAQNQTLKELTLPYCLWHSNNWITFFALLPRNKHLKKLDVTTYRYTEDCPTFPPVLEAWALTKPSAHVSFGHYIHGVGVNLLRYSVFSSIGLCGEESGQVDALQRLPALEYFTSLTVNVSEAGERLFSALAKYIRETTVLRKLKLQVTNPRAPDNTASSTCWTLLFESMSANTSVSDLDIFTNGLFRYNDLLTHTIGHSRYISRVSFLENTGFGDATNFVSLLSENIGDNHVLLEVDLSGAKVGGEAKRCLFIIRETTQRNCDILERAAANIERAPLDWHTATAFEKVARSPALIRELSEKEGIATAEVARMLRSRLRCVEGLHDFMRLTGVVKDSVKCAPSVEGRGMQLPDLSDDCWRLVRRYLSFDDVKRIHKPCHFASS; encoded by the exons ATGCACCTTCCCAGGCTTCGCAGTCTGGAAGTACTGAGTTGCTCTGCTGGGTGCGCGGGCACAGACGCCGTTGCAGGCGTTTCGGCGCTTTTGAGAACTACGAAGAGCCTTACTTGCCTGGTGTTCCACGGGAGTTTCGGATTCCGCCAGCCACCAAATGCACTTATCGATGCTCTGGCCACCAACTCGACGCTGAAATGGCTTGACCTGACGACTTACTGGGAGACCGACAAGCCGCCAGGACCACTAGGGGAATACGTGAAGAGCAATGGCTTGCTCACGCGTCTCACTGTTTCCGGCCTCGATGTGGACCGGGAAGAGCTCCTTCTCGAAGAGGCCCTCGTTTGCAATCACACCCTCTCTACACTCCATGTCTTAAATGTTTGCGGCGGCGAAAGGTCCGTGCGTTTCATTACGAGGATACTCGCAAAATGCTCCACCTTGAAGAAACTTTATGTCGGCTGGGCACGGACCCCGTACACCAAATTATCAGAGGCCACACTGACGCGCTGCGCGGAGGCATTGGCGCAGAACCAAACCTTGAAGGAACTCACGCTTCCATACTGCTTGTGGCATTCAAACAACTGGATTACATTCTTCGCACTGCTGCCGAGAAACAAGCATCTTAAGAAGCTAGATGTCACAACATATCGGTACACTGAAGACTGCCCAACGTTTCCGCCTGTCCTGGAAGCATGGGCGCTGACAAAGCCATCGGCACACGTTTCATTCGGACATTACATACACGGCGTGGGAGTAAACCTCTTGCGCTACAGTGTCTTTTCAAGCATAGGCCTTTGCGGAGAGGAGAGCGGGCAAGTTGACGCTTTACAGCGTCTGCCTGCGTTGGAGTACTTCACATCCCTTACTGTAAATGTGTCGGAGGCTGGCGAACGTTTGTTCTCTGCTCTGGCGAAGTACATCCGGGAAACAACCGTGCTTCGTAAACTCAAACTGCAAGTGACAAACCCGCGGGCCCCGGACAATACAGCTTCTTCAACGTGCTGGACTCTTCTCTTCGAATCGATGTCCGCTAACACCAGCGTCTCAGATCTCGATATCTTCACCAACGGCTTGTTCCGGTACAACGACCTCCTCACCCACACCATAGGGCACAGCAGGTACATAAGTCGAGTGTCCTTTCTGGAAAACACAGGATTCGGAGACGCCACCAACTTCGTTTCGCTCCTGTCGGAAAACATTGGTGACAACCACGTTCTCCTCGAAGTCGATTTGAGTGGCGCGAAAGTGGGAGGCGAGGCAAAGCGCTGCTTGTTCATCATCAGGGAAACGACGCAGAGGAACTGTGACATTCTAGAACGCGCGGCTGCCAACATCGAGAGGGCACCTCTCGATTG GCACACCGCCACAGCATTCGAGAAAGTCGCACGAAGTCCGGCGCTGATCAGAGAGCTCTCCGAGAAGGAGGGCATCGCCACTGCCGAAGTCGCCAGGATGCTCCGAAGTCGTCTGAGGTGCGTGGAGGGCTTGCACGACTTCATGAGGCTGACCGGTGTGGTCAAGGATAGCGTCAAGTGCGCACCATCTGTCGAAGGCCGTGGCATGCAATTGCCGGACCTGAGCGACGACTGCTGGCGCCTCGTGAGACGGTACCTCAGCTTCGACGACGTGAAGCGCATCCACAAGCCGTGTCACTTCGCGTCTAGCTGA